One stretch of Nesterenkonia halotolerans DNA includes these proteins:
- a CDS encoding YqjF family protein, with protein MTEAPPLGSAAILRQRWSDVSFLHWRVDPSVVEPYMPPGCTPDVIDGSSWVGLIGFQMSQSSFFGGPRIPWLGNFPEVNVRLYSIDAKGHRGVVFLSLEASHLIPVLIARAAFGLKYQWASMSLQRRGGEVSYRTRRHGQRAAASQMIVRPGGDSAQNAALAEDPLAQFLTSRWGFHERHLGRTIYCRNHHEPWPLQQAELVHLQDGLLAAAGFEGLADRAPDSVLYAAEVTTVFAAPQRENQLGRTTTGVR; from the coding sequence ATGACCGAGGCTCCCCCGCTGGGCAGCGCCGCCATTCTGCGACAGCGCTGGAGTGACGTCTCGTTTCTGCATTGGCGGGTCGACCCGAGCGTCGTCGAACCCTATATGCCGCCGGGCTGCACCCCCGATGTGATCGACGGCAGCAGCTGGGTGGGGCTCATCGGCTTCCAGATGTCGCAGAGCTCGTTCTTCGGCGGTCCGCGCATCCCGTGGCTGGGAAACTTCCCCGAGGTCAATGTCCGGCTGTATTCCATCGACGCGAAGGGCCACCGCGGAGTGGTGTTCCTCAGCTTGGAGGCCTCGCACCTGATCCCGGTGCTGATCGCTCGAGCGGCATTCGGGCTGAAGTATCAGTGGGCCTCGATGTCGCTGCAGCGCCGAGGCGGCGAGGTGTCCTACCGGACCAGACGGCACGGCCAGCGCGCCGCAGCCTCCCAGATGATCGTGCGTCCCGGCGGAGACTCCGCGCAGAACGCGGCCCTCGCGGAGGATCCGCTGGCGCAGTTCCTGACCTCGCGGTGGGGCTTCCACGAACGTCATCTGGGGCGCACCATCTATTGCCGCAATCATCATGAGCCGTGGCCGCTGCAGCAGGCCGAGCTGGTGCACCTGCAGGATGGGCTGCTCGCGGCGGCCGGTTTCGAGGGGCTTGCAGACCGTGCGCCGGATTCGGTGCTGTACGCAGCCG